Proteins encoded within one genomic window of Empedobacter falsenii:
- a CDS encoding nuclear transport factor 2 family protein yields the protein MKKIITPLLFCSAVLLSIQMMSCTKNTEPKTESAKVNSNSEIESNKKIVLDFYQQMFGDKDLTAVDKYIAPEYIQHNPNVADGSEAFKKAAEGWFKGAPKTKIDVQHIAAEGDLVFLHIKNINPDGSLKSTIDIFRLKDGKIVEHWDVHQDVPKESANPHPMF from the coding sequence ATGAAAAAAATAATCACGCCTTTATTATTTTGTTCAGCAGTTTTGCTTTCTATTCAAATGATGAGTTGCACGAAGAATACTGAACCTAAAACTGAATCTGCGAAAGTTAATTCAAATTCTGAAATTGAATCAAACAAAAAAATCGTTCTTGATTTTTACCAACAAATGTTTGGTGATAAGGATTTAACGGCGGTTGATAAATATATTGCTCCAGAATATATTCAGCACAATCCTAATGTAGCAGATGGTTCTGAAGCATTCAAAAAAGCTGCAGAAGGGTGGTTCAAAGGAGCTCCAAAAACCAAAATTGATGTACAACATATTGCAGCAGAAGGAGATTTGGTTTTCTTGCATATCAAAAATATAAATCCAGATGGTTCGCTAAAATCAACAATTGATATTTTTAGACTAAAAGATGGTAAAATTGTTGAACATTGGGATGTGCATCAAGATGTTCCGAAAGAATCTGCCAATCCACATCCAATGTTCTAA
- a CDS encoding class I SAM-dependent methyltransferase yields MYKVYPQKRYNETLALLKKFAQPTDKILDLGIKNPFTDVMLENGFDVKNTNGDDLDYYYKDLQNYDANFVTALEILEHLVNPMEVLRNLPGDKLLASIPMRLWFSPAYRNQNDVRDVHYHEFEDWQFDMLMEKAGWNVIHRHKWTHPSNKLGIRPLLRRITPRYYAVYAERKKDFTY; encoded by the coding sequence ATGTACAAAGTATATCCACAAAAAAGATACAATGAAACCTTAGCTTTGCTGAAAAAATTTGCTCAACCTACTGATAAAATCCTTGATTTGGGAATCAAAAATCCTTTTACAGATGTGATGTTAGAAAATGGTTTTGATGTAAAAAATACAAATGGCGACGATTTGGACTATTATTATAAGGATTTGCAAAATTATGATGCTAACTTTGTGACGGCTTTAGAAATTTTAGAACATTTAGTCAATCCAATGGAAGTGTTGAGAAATTTGCCTGGAGATAAATTATTAGCTTCAATTCCGATGCGTTTGTGGTTTTCGCCTGCTTATCGTAATCAAAATGATGTGCGAGATGTACATTATCACGAATTTGAAGATTGGCAATTTGACATGTTAATGGAAAAAGCTGGATGGAATGTGATACATCGTCACAAATGGACGCATCCATCAAACAAACTGGGAATAAGACCCTTATTAAGAAGAATTACACCAAGATATTATGCTGTCTACGCAGAACGAAAAAAAGACTTTACTTACTAA
- a CDS encoding glycosyltransferase, giving the protein MLSTQNEKKTLLTKYSIVIPAHNEEDFIAITLNSLVNQTVLPYEVIVVNDHSTDKTQQIVEEFTAKYPFIKLRNILSKGEHQPGSKVIQAFLKGYEIIDPNYDIIVKLDADLDIPFNYFETILTHFNQDEDIAMVGGFAYIDKDGNWILENLTDKDHIRGAFKGYRKKCYEKIGGLRAHMGWDTVDELLCKYYGWKVVTDESLHIKHLKPTGASYNKSALYKQGAAYYALGYGFWITLIAGTKLALRKKKPTYILYYLKGFFEAKTNGTKKMVNRDQEKFIRNYRWSKMKQKIKG; this is encoded by the coding sequence ATGCTGTCTACGCAGAACGAAAAAAAGACTTTACTTACTAAATACTCTATTGTTATACCTGCACATAACGAAGAAGATTTTATTGCGATTACGCTAAATTCTCTCGTTAATCAAACTGTTTTGCCCTATGAAGTGATTGTTGTAAACGATCATTCAACTGATAAAACACAACAAATTGTAGAAGAATTTACAGCTAAATATCCGTTCATCAAATTAAGAAATATCTTATCGAAAGGTGAACATCAGCCTGGAAGTAAAGTGATACAAGCTTTCTTGAAAGGTTATGAAATCATTGATCCAAATTATGATATTATTGTTAAATTGGATGCAGATTTAGATATTCCGTTTAATTATTTTGAGACTATTTTAACTCATTTTAATCAAGATGAAGACATTGCAATGGTTGGTGGTTTTGCGTATATTGACAAAGACGGGAATTGGATTCTAGAAAATCTGACAGATAAAGACCATATTCGTGGTGCATTTAAGGGTTATCGAAAAAAATGTTACGAAAAAATTGGTGGATTACGCGCGCATATGGGTTGGGATACAGTAGACGAATTGTTGTGCAAATATTATGGTTGGAAAGTTGTTACAGACGAATCTTTACACATCAAACATCTAAAACCAACTGGTGCTAGTTACAATAAATCGGCGCTTTACAAACAAGGTGCAGCTTATTATGCATTAGGTTATGGATTTTGGATTACATTAATTGCTGGCACAAAATTGGCTTTACGTAAAAAGAAACCCACATATATTTTGTATTATTTGAAAGGTTTTTTTGAAGCTAAAACCAATGGTACAAAAAAAATGGTAAATCGAGATCAAGAGAAATTCATCCGAAATTATCGTTGGTCGAAAATGAAACAAAAAATAAAAGGTTAA